The following are from one region of the Arachis duranensis cultivar V14167 chromosome 10, aradu.V14167.gnm2.J7QH, whole genome shotgun sequence genome:
- the LOC107469152 gene encoding uncharacterized protein LOC107469152 produces MDSGNSTAGSMQSSSSGAPADEDSYDSHSRAQQQQPQPHHHHILNQLSTTTTTTTLHHTHAPIFDPLLSSSSTTSTTFLDPSSSSIQRSNPTIVNNLDMPWYITPRSGLDQPDLSTVMPQFAVPPPPPPPPLPPLLQQQQQQEARSNANSNSTVVRNPKKRSRASRRAPTTVLTTDTTNFRAMVQEFTGIPAQPFTSSSSSSPFPRTRLDLFVGGGSSSSSAAAGPPYLLRPFAQKVPLPSSFPQTNYNSSPSSSMVMNNILFVPNSNNPINNSYQQLPSSSSPLGLLKQHQHLNNVNMNNMQNNNNNNNPASILSFQSILQAQQIRMGVLEEQLGFTRAHVSTTNNISNGGVLEKGRTEGMVESWINCSSD; encoded by the exons ATGGATTCGGGCAACAGTACCGCTGGGAGCATGCAGTCCTCAAGTAGTGGTGCTCCTGCTGATGAAGATTCGTACGACTCACACTCACgcgcccaacaacaacaaccccAACCCCATCATCATCATATTCTAAATCAgttatcaacaacaacaacaacaaccacccTTCACCACACCCACGCCCCTATCTTTGATCCTttgttatcatcatcatcaacaacttCAACAACCTTCTTGGATCCATCATCATCTTCAATTCAAAGATCAAATCCAACAATAGTAAACAACCTCGACATGCCGTGGTACATCACACCGAGATCCGGACTCGACCAACCGGATCTTTCCACCGTCATGCCGCAATTCGCTGTTCCACCACcaccgccgccgccgccgctaCCACCGTTgctgcagcaacaacaacaacaagaagcgCGCAGCAACGCAAACAGTAACAGCACGGTGGTTCGGAACCCGAAGAAGAGGTCGAGGGCTTCACGGCGAGCACCAACGACGGTTTTAACAACGGACACCACGAATTTCCGAGCTATGGTTCAAGAATTCACTGGTATTCCGGCACAGCctttcacttcttcttcttcttcttctccttttccaaGAACAAGGTTGGATCTCTTTGTTGGTGgcggttcttcttcttcttctgctgcTGCTGGTCCTCCTTATCTTCTTCGTCCATTTGCGCAGAAAGTTCCTCTACCGTCGTCGTTTCCTCAAACCAATTATAATTCTTCACCTTCTTCTTCCATGGTGATGAACAACATATTATTTGTTCCTAATTCTAACAATCCAATTAATAACAGCTACCAAcaacttccttcttcttcttcccccctTGGGCTTTTGAAACAGCATCAGCATCTTAATAATGTGAACATGAACAACAtgcaaaacaacaacaacaacaacaaccctGCATCGATTCTGAGCTTTCAATCGATTCTTCAAGCACAACAAATTAG AATGGGTGTGTTGGAGGAACAACTAGGATTCACTCGTGCGCATGTTAGCACcaccaacaacatcagcaatgGAGGAGTGTTAGAGAAGGGAAGAACCGAAGGTATGGTGGAGTCATGGATCAATTGTTCTTCTGATTAA
- the LOC107469023 gene encoding uncharacterized protein LOC107469023 yields MSDRVLLKVYYFGQILLQTSEGVTFVCENPLDLVIPFTISFEELKGVICERIDSERARRISCILYRNPIQVFGGFVQFQTKYVTDEVSMQDMFSMYIENRRQVSFIELYVEFEQCEADRNIVREDYNSDSEDEFESNYEVVGPDGDEVPGDGGMAPDVSDVATALAHDVPFEEPSFMRVLDLEAMHVPEFPDYFNTEIPVVADGEFAVGMEFSSRDAVVKAIKEYTIRRSVDYRVYESEPLTFYAKCIQYGSGCDWLIRVSMISRKYCWVVRRYNGIHTCTRATISQDHSKLDSTTIAEAIKPLVEADPALKVKSVIAEVQSKFNYTVSYRKAWLAKQKAVEKIFGGWEASYEALPIWFEAKCHKEPSAVVHFETMPAYQGDDLVTDIRVLHRVFWSYYPCIRTFRHCKPVVQVDGTHLYGKYKGCLLVAVSQDGNNNIVPIAFAIVEGETSDAWHFFLSNLRQHVVTRDGVGLISDRHESINAAVERSNGAWSPPRAFHMFCIRHIESNFLRKFKAPYLQKLVVNIGYSRTVREYEVRYQRLRERGEAYTDWLN; encoded by the exons ATGAGTGATAGAGTGTTATTGAAGGTGTATTATTTTGGTCAGATTTTGTTACAAACATCTGAAGGAGTAACATTTGTTTGTGAGAATCCATTAGATCTGGTGATTCCTTTTACAATCTCATTTGAAGAGTTAAAGGGTGTGATATGTGAAAGGATTGATTCTGAGAGGGCAAGAAGGATATCATGTATTCTATACAGAAATCCTATACAAGTGTTTGGTGGATTCGTCCAGTTTCAAACGAAATATGTAACGGACGAAGTGAGCATGCAAGATATGTTTTCCATGTATATTGAAAATCGGAGACAAGTATCGTTCATCGAGTTGTATGTGGAGTTTGAGCAATGTGAGGCCGACCGTAATATTGTACGGGAGGATTACAATAGTGACAGCGAGGATGAGTTCGAAAGCAACTACGAAGTTGTTGGTCCAGATGGAGATGAGGTTCCAGGTGACGGAGGTATGGCTCCGGATGTGTCTGATGTCGCAACTGCTCTGGCACATGATGTGCCGTTTGAGGAGCCATCATTCATGCGAGTTTTGGATTTGGAAGCCATGCATGTTCCGGAGTTTCCGGATTATTTCAATACTG AAATCCCTGTTGTCGCAGATGGTGAATTTGCTGTTGGGATGGAATTCAGTTCGAGGGATGCTGTTGTTAAGGCGATAAAAGAGTATACTATACGAAGAAGCGTAGATTATCGGGTGTATGAGTCTGAGCCGTTGACATTTTATGCGAAGTGTATACAGTATGGGTCAGGATGTGATTGGCTTATCCGGGTTAGCATGATCAGCCGGAAGTACTGTTGGGTTGTAAGGCGGTATAATGGCATTCACACATGTACCAGAGCAACAATTTCTCAGGATCATTCTAAGCTGGACTCAACAACGATTGCAGAAGCAATTAAGCCGTTGGTTGAGGCTGACCCCGCCTTAAAGGTAAAATCGGTTATAGCAGAGGTGCAATCGAAGTTCAACTACACTGTTAGCTATCGGAAAGCATGGTTGGCTAAGCAAAAGGCAgtggaaaaaatatttggaggcTGGGAGGCATCGTACGAAGCGTTGCCTATATGGTTTGAAGCCAAGTGTCACAAGGAGCCGTCAGCTGTTGTTCATTTTGAGACTATGCCTGCATATCAAGGTGATGACTTGGTGACTGATATTCGGGTATTGCATCGTGTATTTTGGAGTTATTACCCCTGCATTCGAACTTTCAGACATTGTAAGCCAGTTGTCCAGGTCGATGGGACCCACTTGTATGGAAAGTACAAGGGTTGTCTACTAGTGGCAGTGTCACAGGATGGCAACAACAATATCGTCCCAATTGCGTTTGCAATTGTGGAGGGAGAGACTTCAGATGCGTGGCACTTTTTTCTGAGTAACCTTCGTCAGCACGTTGTCACTCGAGATGGTGTGGGGCTTATATCCGACCGTCATGAATCCATAAATGCAGCTGTGGAAAGGAGTAATGGGGCTTGGTCACCTCCGAGAGCCTTTCATATGTTTTGCATCAGGCATATAGAGTCCAATTTTTTGAGGAAATTCAAGGCGCCGTACTTGCAGAAACTTGTCGTCAACATAG GATATTCGAGGACGGTGCGTGAGTACGAGGTGCGTTACCAACGTTTACGAGAACGGGGCGAGGCATACACTGACTGGTTAAACTGA